A single region of the Streptomyces sp. NBC_01262 genome encodes:
- a CDS encoding bifunctional helix-turn-helix transcriptional regulator/GNAT family N-acetyltransferase codes for MGGGPVQEIREFNRFYTNLIGALDYSRKLHTPYTLTEARVLYELAHSSGMDAADLRTELSVDAGQLSRMLAKFEERGLVSRTQSAQDARRQRVELTGGGRETAALLDERAQDAVAVMVGGLAAEDRRRLTEAMRTVREVLGDARRPRAEVRMREPRPGDLGWVIQRNAQVYTTEFGWNDEYEALVARIVADFAADFDPEREAAWMAELNGEPAGWVMCVRDGSPETARLRLLLVEPGARGHGIGKRLVEECVGFARAAGYRELVLWTNDVLVAARKIYQQVGFELVKEEPHHSFGQDLIGQDWRLVL; via the coding sequence AACCGGTTCTACACGAACCTGATCGGCGCTCTGGACTACAGCCGCAAGCTGCACACGCCGTACACGCTGACCGAGGCGCGCGTGCTGTACGAACTCGCGCACAGCAGCGGGATGGACGCCGCCGACCTGCGGACCGAGCTGTCCGTGGACGCGGGCCAGCTCAGCAGGATGCTGGCGAAGTTCGAGGAGCGGGGGCTCGTGAGCCGTACGCAGTCCGCGCAGGACGCGCGGCGGCAGCGGGTCGAGTTGACCGGGGGCGGGCGGGAGACGGCGGCACTGCTGGACGAGCGTGCGCAGGACGCGGTCGCGGTGATGGTGGGTGGGCTGGCCGCCGAGGACCGGCGGCGGCTGACAGAGGCGATGCGCACGGTGCGCGAGGTGCTGGGGGACGCGCGGCGGCCGCGGGCCGAAGTACGCATGCGCGAGCCGCGTCCCGGGGATCTGGGGTGGGTCATACAGCGCAATGCGCAGGTGTACACGACGGAGTTCGGCTGGAACGACGAGTACGAGGCCTTGGTGGCGCGGATCGTGGCGGACTTCGCGGCGGACTTCGACCCGGAGCGCGAGGCTGCGTGGATGGCGGAGCTGAACGGCGAGCCCGCCGGGTGGGTGATGTGTGTGCGGGACGGCTCCCCGGAGACCGCCCGGTTGCGGCTGCTGCTGGTGGAGCCGGGGGCGCGCGGGCACGGGATCGGGAAGCGGCTGGTGGAGGAGTGTGTCGGCTTCGCGCGGGCCGCGGGGTACCGGGAGTTGGTGCTGTGGACGAACGACGTGCTCGTCGCGGCGCGCAAGATCTATCAGCAGGTGGGCTTCGAGCTGGTCAAGGAGGAGCCGCACCACAGTTTCGGGCAGGATCTGATCGGCCAGGACTGGCGGCTCGTGCTGTAG
- a CDS encoding EamA family transporter encodes MRPSHLCLAVLVAALWGVNFVVIDIGLDHFPPLLFCALRFLVAAVPAVFFVPRPKVALRWVVSVGLTLGVAKFGLLFIGMNQGMPAGLSSLVLQIQAVFTALLAITLLGERPGRTRLIGMAVAFGGIALAAVDEGASGPLGAFALVIAAAAFWGVSNVLTRKAAPPDALSWMVWVSLIPPLPLLALSLLFEGPRADLDALRALDWSGAGAIVYVAWVTTVLGFGVWGFLLRTYDASAVAPFSLLVPVFGMSSAALFLGESVSPLRWGAAVLLVGGVAVTSLKLKLKPNRPAAAADASGPVPAARPAPALTRTSASRTPSTASRPTPPG; translated from the coding sequence CTGCGCCCTTCCCACCTCTGCCTCGCCGTCCTCGTCGCCGCCCTCTGGGGCGTCAACTTCGTGGTCATCGACATCGGGCTCGACCACTTCCCGCCGCTGCTCTTCTGCGCACTGCGCTTCCTCGTCGCCGCCGTGCCGGCGGTCTTCTTCGTCCCCCGTCCCAAGGTCGCCCTGCGCTGGGTCGTCTCCGTCGGACTCACCCTCGGCGTCGCCAAGTTCGGCCTGCTCTTCATCGGCATGAACCAGGGCATGCCCGCCGGGCTCTCCTCCCTCGTCCTGCAGATCCAGGCCGTCTTCACGGCGCTCCTGGCCATCACCCTGCTGGGCGAACGCCCCGGCCGCACCCGCCTCATCGGCATGGCCGTGGCTTTCGGCGGCATAGCCCTGGCCGCCGTCGACGAGGGCGCCTCGGGCCCGCTCGGCGCCTTCGCGCTCGTCATCGCGGCCGCCGCCTTCTGGGGCGTATCCAACGTCCTCACCCGCAAGGCCGCCCCGCCCGACGCCCTCAGCTGGATGGTCTGGGTCAGCCTCATTCCCCCGCTGCCCCTGCTCGCCCTCTCCCTCCTCTTCGAGGGCCCGCGCGCGGACCTCGACGCCCTGCGCGCGCTCGACTGGAGCGGCGCCGGTGCCATCGTCTACGTCGCCTGGGTCACCACCGTCCTCGGCTTCGGCGTCTGGGGGTTCCTGCTGCGCACCTACGACGCCTCCGCCGTCGCCCCCTTCTCGCTCCTCGTCCCCGTCTTCGGCATGTCCTCGGCGGCCCTCTTCCTCGGCGAGAGCGTCAGCCCGCTGCGCTGGGGCGCGGCCGTCCTCCTCGTCGGCGGCGTCGCCGTCACCTCCCTGAAGCTCAAGCTCAAGCCGAATCGTCCAGCAGCCGCAGCAGATGCTTCCGGCCCGGTCCCAGCAGCCCGGCCAGCTCCGGCACTGACTCGTACCAGCGCTTCTCGTACTCCCAGCACAGCCAGCCGTCCCACCCCGCCCGGCTGA